One stretch of Bacteroidota bacterium DNA includes these proteins:
- the pbpC gene encoding penicillin-binding protein 1C, giving the protein MKRFLKYCIVSSLVMILVLIGTLFIPLEQSRLTKENIHSIKVFDRNNQLLREFLNDEQGRGEWIPLQKISQSVINATVVIEDRRFFSHVGIDPIAIVRAIGENITSDHDRYGASTISQQVIRNVYHYPRTILYKITEAWFALRLERMMQKEEILEQYLNRAPYGNQLFGIQAASKYYFDKPASDLTIAESAFLAALPNSPTLLNPHLHYTQAIRRQSLILKKLSEQKKITTEEYQRALQQPIPIVLPEKKFKAPHAVEMVYAHVKHQSNLSTIHTTIDAAIQTDVQWMIKGHLEHLKNKNVTNASVVILHNRTGEIRTLIGSANYFNDQIQGKINGTLALRQPGSSVKIFTYGVALESGFNAASMIADIPTSIPNEGGDYVPENYDREYHGPVLLRTALACSYNIPAVRVLHAIGVDALYQRMQNAGLTSLTESPKHYGFGLTLGNAEVSLLELTNAYRAIANAGMVSPMKLMQSVMTIDGKVADVSPMVMESQFEHRLFDSDVSFILSDILSDHSARRPAFGKNFNFSFPCAVKTGTTKDYKDNWTLGFTSEYTVGVWVGNFDATPMRKVSGVSGAGQIFTDIMNVLATKYDAAGKEFVRPTTVHSIEVCARSGMLKGENCEKGRFEYFLPASMPVKKCTIHQRYYTTAMNATTMGKVYEIFPPEYDEWSFIEQIPKPPLNAYKANDSEKSGRDHSFSIIFPHTGDVFKVDPILRKEYQKIKVDAVIPQNILNVRLKINDNKELPFQKNQIWWELSKGKHKFQLVGTTKGKRMVSAPIKIFVE; this is encoded by the coding sequence GTGAAACGATTTTTGAAATATTGTATTGTCTCATCGTTAGTGATGATACTGGTATTAATAGGAACGCTGTTTATTCCTTTAGAACAGAGTCGATTGACGAAAGAGAATATCCATTCGATCAAAGTGTTCGACCGAAACAATCAGTTATTGCGGGAGTTTCTGAACGATGAACAGGGGCGGGGTGAATGGATTCCTCTTCAAAAAATATCACAATCGGTGATCAATGCAACTGTTGTGATTGAAGACAGGCGATTTTTCAGTCATGTTGGTATCGATCCAATCGCTATCGTTCGGGCTATCGGAGAAAATATCACTTCCGATCACGACCGATATGGTGCATCAACAATTTCTCAACAGGTGATTCGAAATGTATATCATTATCCCCGGACAATATTATACAAAATAACAGAGGCATGGTTTGCATTGCGTCTTGAAAGGATGATGCAGAAAGAGGAAATTCTTGAGCAATACCTCAATCGTGCTCCGTACGGAAATCAATTGTTCGGCATCCAAGCTGCCAGCAAATATTATTTTGATAAACCTGCTTCTGATCTCACTATCGCCGAATCTGCATTTTTAGCAGCGCTTCCAAATTCACCGACATTATTGAATCCACATCTGCATTACACACAGGCAATTCGTCGCCAGTCTTTGATTTTGAAAAAATTATCGGAACAAAAAAAGATTACCACAGAAGAGTATCAACGTGCATTACAACAGCCGATTCCCATTGTGCTTCCCGAAAAAAAATTCAAAGCTCCTCATGCCGTAGAAATGGTGTATGCACATGTGAAGCATCAATCGAACCTTTCAACAATTCATACTACTATCGATGCGGCGATTCAAACGGACGTTCAATGGATGATTAAAGGGCATCTTGAGCATTTGAAAAATAAAAATGTCACCAATGCTTCTGTAGTCATTCTCCATAATCGGACAGGGGAGATACGAACACTCATTGGGTCAGCAAATTATTTTAATGATCAAATTCAGGGGAAGATCAACGGCACACTTGCTTTGCGTCAGCCCGGCTCATCCGTAAAGATATTCACCTATGGTGTCGCTTTGGAATCGGGATTTAATGCCGCTTCAATGATTGCTGATATTCCGACCTCCATCCCGAATGAAGGGGGAGACTATGTTCCGGAAAATTATGACAGAGAATATCACGGTCCTGTTCTGCTTCGGACAGCGCTTGCTTGTTCCTATAATATTCCTGCTGTGCGAGTGTTGCATGCAATTGGTGTTGATGCTTTGTATCAACGAATGCAAAACGCAGGACTGACTTCTCTTACTGAATCGCCAAAACATTATGGGTTTGGATTAACACTCGGTAACGCAGAAGTATCGTTGTTGGAATTGACAAATGCCTATCGTGCTATAGCAAATGCTGGAATGGTATCGCCGATGAAGTTGATGCAGTCAGTTATGACCATTGATGGAAAAGTAGCAGATGTTTCCCCTATGGTAATGGAATCACAATTTGAGCATCGACTATTTGATTCTGATGTTTCATTTATTTTATCCGACATACTCTCTGATCATTCAGCCCGCCGTCCGGCGTTCGGCAAAAATTTCAATTTCTCATTTCCTTGTGCCGTGAAGACCGGAACGACAAAAGATTATAAGGATAACTGGACACTTGGGTTTACTTCTGAATATACTGTTGGAGTGTGGGTTGGAAATTTCGATGCAACACCCATGCGGAAAGTTTCAGGCGTCAGCGGCGCTGGACAAATATTTACAGATATTATGAATGTGCTGGCGACAAAGTACGATGCTGCAGGAAAAGAATTTGTACGGCCTACGACCGTTCACTCAATTGAAGTATGTGCGCGATCCGGAATGTTGAAGGGGGAGAATTGTGAAAAAGGAAGATTTGAATATTTTCTTCCCGCTTCGATGCCGGTGAAAAAATGTACAATCCATCAGCGATATTACACTACGGCAATGAATGCAACAACGATGGGAAAGGTGTACGAAATTTTCCCTCCTGAATATGATGAGTGGAGTTTCATTGAGCAGATTCCTAAACCTCCTTTAAATGCGTATAAAGCAAATGACTCAGAAAAGTCCGGTAGAGATCACTCGTTCTCTATTATTTTTCCCCATACGGGTGATGTATTTAAGGTAGACCCGATATTGCGGAAGGAATATCAAAAAATTAAAGTGGATGCTGTCATCCCTCAGAATATTCTAAATGTCCGATTAAAGATTAATGATAACAAAGAACTTCCCTTTCAAAAGAATCAAATTTGGTGGGAATTAAGCAAGGGGAAGCATAAATTTCAATTGGTTGGAACAACCAAGGGTAAAAGAATGGTTAGTGCTCCAATAAAAATCTTCGTAGAATAA
- a CDS encoding LysM peptidoglycan-binding domain-containing protein, translating to MKKTLVVCLVFVLWAGCTNTTPQKPESQSSFSLIKNSSSKPVLLASSARFFQDTDTLKKRPNQSVDVGDSTAADSSGDMDEKEISELLERAREHYLIALQAQAEGDSMMSADEFEEAIKHLNEASYFPNIDGNTDFNELTRSVIEDYEKYIAAIDSLGSSSSIFALREKLNLEIEKIDITNIQIPPSLIPKTEVPLHINEYTKRTLAFFMGKGRSHMENWINRSGKYFPTMSRIFAEEGLPPELMILSLPESGLNPTARSWAKAVGLWQFMKATGSQYGLRSNYWYDERRDFEKATRAAARHMKDLYSEFNDWHLVFVAYNAGGGWVRRGIRRSGSTDYWEMRRRLPRETRNYVPQYIAVALIIMRPEAFGFGDIKKADSLSFETVTVDDCIDLSILAECAETDLETIKDLNPELTQWCTPPNYKGYRLRIPVGKSTIFADNYLKIPEEKKFDFATHTIRRRETVSQIANRYKITTAVLLEVNKLTRSKRLKVGSTLVIPIRSNSASALVEAQKKKEKSDIERANKLKEEGRKYVAASAGTSVAQMTSKRKSRALRTTYEPKGREKISYVVKTGETLGHIAEWFNVRASHIRNWNNIPYGKHIYKGQRLAIWVPEEKLEQYKKIANESLAEKMKLVSQTSKKKQQTDRPERTGIGWIQHKVKRGETLEKIAANYDVAIADVKSWNKLKTSRINAGEVLEIYAPDQTEEPADEPVSKKQIVTQNAKSKMYVVQRGDTLEKIAEKYSVSIIELKKWNDLKTSRISIGQKLKIQS from the coding sequence TTGAAAAAAACGTTAGTAGTATGTCTAGTTTTCGTGCTGTGGGCCGGCTGTACAAATACAACTCCTCAAAAACCTGAATCTCAGTCCTCATTTTCGCTCATAAAAAATTCTTCCAGTAAGCCAGTATTATTAGCTTCATCCGCTCGATTTTTCCAGGATACAGATACTCTCAAAAAACGTCCGAATCAGTCTGTTGATGTAGGTGATTCCACAGCCGCGGATTCCTCCGGTGATATGGATGAAAAGGAAATTTCAGAGCTTCTAGAACGTGCGCGTGAACATTATCTCATTGCATTACAAGCGCAGGCAGAAGGTGATTCAATGATGTCTGCCGATGAGTTTGAAGAGGCCATAAAACATCTTAACGAAGCAAGTTACTTTCCAAACATCGATGGGAATACCGATTTTAATGAATTGACCAGAAGTGTTATTGAAGATTATGAAAAATATATCGCTGCTATCGATAGTTTGGGTTCCAGCAGTTCTATTTTTGCTCTTCGGGAAAAATTGAATCTGGAAATTGAAAAGATTGATATCACAAATATTCAAATTCCACCATCGCTCATACCCAAAACAGAAGTCCCTCTACACATTAATGAGTACACAAAGCGAACGTTAGCTTTTTTTATGGGAAAAGGGCGTTCGCACATGGAAAATTGGATTAATCGATCTGGGAAATATTTTCCGACAATGTCCCGTATTTTCGCCGAAGAAGGACTTCCTCCGGAATTGATGATACTATCTCTTCCAGAAAGTGGATTAAATCCTACTGCAAGATCGTGGGCAAAAGCTGTCGGATTGTGGCAGTTTATGAAAGCAACAGGGTCGCAATATGGACTACGTTCCAATTATTGGTACGATGAACGGCGTGATTTTGAGAAAGCAACAAGAGCCGCGGCCCGTCATATGAAGGATTTATACAGTGAATTTAATGATTGGCATTTAGTATTTGTTGCATACAATGCCGGAGGAGGATGGGTACGAAGGGGAATTCGGAGATCCGGTTCAACTGATTATTGGGAAATGCGCCGTCGTTTACCGAGAGAAACAAGAAATTATGTTCCACAATATATTGCTGTTGCACTTATCATCATGCGTCCGGAAGCGTTTGGCTTTGGTGATATAAAAAAAGCGGACTCGCTGTCATTTGAGACGGTGACGGTTGATGATTGTATCGATCTTTCCATCCTTGCTGAGTGTGCCGAAACAGATCTTGAAACAATTAAAGATCTCAATCCCGAACTGACGCAATGGTGCACTCCTCCGAATTACAAAGGTTATCGTCTTCGGATCCCGGTTGGAAAGTCGACTATATTTGCTGACAATTATTTGAAAATTCCGGAAGAAAAGAAATTTGATTTCGCAACACATACAATCCGTCGCCGTGAAACAGTTAGTCAGATAGCAAATCGTTATAAAATAACGACTGCCGTGTTGCTTGAAGTGAATAAACTTACTCGTTCCAAACGATTGAAAGTTGGATCGACACTTGTTATCCCAATTCGTTCGAACTCTGCATCGGCACTTGTTGAAGCGCAGAAGAAGAAAGAAAAAAGTGATATTGAACGCGCGAACAAATTAAAAGAAGAAGGAAGAAAATATGTTGCGGCTTCTGCCGGGACATCAGTGGCGCAAATGACATCAAAGCGAAAATCGCGAGCATTACGAACTACGTATGAACCAAAAGGGAGAGAAAAAATTTCCTATGTGGTAAAAACAGGTGAAACACTGGGACATATTGCTGAATGGTTTAACGTTCGCGCAAGTCACATCAGAAACTGGAACAACATTCCGTATGGCAAACATATTTACAAAGGACAACGTCTGGCAATTTGGGTACCGGAAGAGAAACTTGAGCAGTATAAAAAAATTGCGAATGAATCATTAGCGGAAAAGATGAAGCTGGTTTCACAAACTTCAAAGAAAAAACAGCAGACGGACCGTCCGGAACGAACCGGGATCGGATGGATTCAGCATAAAGTGAAAAGAGGAGAGACCCTGGAAAAAATTGCAGCGAATTACGATGTTGCAATCGCCGATGTTAAAAGCTGGAACAAACTTAAGACAAGCAGGATCAATGCCGGAGAAGTGTTAGAGATATATGCGCCGGATCAAACGGAAGAACCGGCTGATGAACCGGTGTCAAAAAAACAAATTGTGACACAAAATGCCAAATCAAAAATGTACGTGGTTCAACGCGGCGATACGCTGGAGAAGATTGCGGAAAAGTACAGTGTCAGCATCATTGAATTAAAAAAATGGAACGACCTAAAAACGTCACGCATTAGTATCGGACAAAAACTCAAGATCCAAAGTTGA
- a CDS encoding T9SS type A sorting domain-containing protein — protein MKKLLLLLVIFGMTNLFAQKVYPTKTIQQLQSVSLDSLKIADSLGIGSTRWLTQTSPIFKTTAALRETVTIIALVTVQPRVISYTAAGKTLCLRDTGAGVSNPFAGIFVRWSGDSASADASGLYNIERGDIIKITGYIDEFPSTSMNSLTQFTPIVTYKDNSNNVLPFPIDILSSGNPLPPPLKKSITDFNVGANPGGTAKFTTGEPYEAMEVEFTNLTVTAIVNSARGTWAVTDANGNTLSDYDWSYYFTIGNGSIIVPGDPNYKVPPVGTKIDTMRGYISTSSGQEANRGYRICPIYPGDVKYGKIAPAVTTHRRNPVIVGKDSLAVISAKIYKQTSAVVNGANLASQILFYSVNNGAWQQIAMPIPISSDSTSTASIPAQTPGSTVRYFIKVSDVDTQVTMLANSGALTQYDTSKGFFFYTVIDRSTKPVLTPSDIQKTLYANGRSPYIGAIDSVGGIITADTSALRLSPLSTGGTNAWYMQSGNALFSGLWIVGPDSIMGKLKMGDSVVVTGSIQENFDVTRLSNITKGRIVASGKTLPTPVKLKTEVFGDGASNGNLVAEPYEGMLVSFDSVTVTSIDPVFSEPTEFWISNSSQAVLVRRDGRHKYSNALADTGVGLTIVKVGHKFTNVTGILYYSGGRYKVTPRTDTDFKGYNPMFVRRENVIANEFALEQNFPNPFNPATTLRYSIPVSGVVSLKVFNILGQEVATLVSEYQSSGVYSVKFDASKLSSGMYLYRITTGDFSQVKKMLLLK, from the coding sequence ATGAAAAAACTCTTATTACTACTTGTCATCTTCGGAATGACAAATCTTTTTGCACAAAAAGTTTATCCCACAAAGACGATTCAACAACTTCAGTCAGTCAGCCTGGATTCGTTAAAAATTGCCGATTCATTAGGAATTGGCTCTACCCGTTGGTTAACACAGACCTCTCCGATTTTCAAAACAACGGCGGCATTACGTGAAACTGTGACGATCATTGCGCTAGTTACTGTTCAACCCCGTGTAATCTCTTATACGGCAGCAGGAAAAACGTTATGTCTTCGTGATACCGGTGCAGGAGTTTCAAATCCTTTTGCTGGTATATTTGTCCGTTGGTCAGGTGATTCCGCCTCCGCAGATGCTAGCGGATTATATAATATCGAGCGTGGTGATATCATTAAAATTACCGGATACATCGATGAGTTCCCTTCAACGAGCATGAATAGCTTAACCCAATTTACACCAATCGTTACATATAAAGACAACTCCAATAACGTTCTTCCGTTCCCGATTGATATTTTATCTTCCGGAAATCCACTTCCACCGCCATTAAAGAAAAGTATTACTGATTTCAATGTGGGAGCAAATCCTGGTGGAACGGCAAAGTTCACAACCGGTGAACCGTATGAAGCAATGGAGGTGGAATTTACCAATTTGACAGTTACTGCAATTGTGAACTCTGCTCGCGGAACATGGGCGGTGACGGACGCAAACGGTAACACATTGTCGGATTATGACTGGTCATATTATTTTACGATTGGTAATGGTTCAATAATTGTTCCCGGTGATCCAAATTATAAAGTTCCTCCTGTCGGCACGAAGATTGATACAATGCGCGGTTATATTTCAACCTCATCCGGTCAGGAAGCAAACAGAGGGTACCGAATTTGTCCGATCTATCCCGGTGATGTTAAGTATGGAAAAATTGCACCGGCTGTCACAACGCATCGTCGTAATCCGGTCATTGTCGGCAAGGATAGTTTAGCCGTTATCTCTGCAAAGATTTATAAACAGACATCGGCAGTTGTTAATGGTGCTAATTTAGCATCACAAATTCTTTTCTACAGCGTGAATAATGGTGCATGGCAGCAGATTGCAATGCCTATTCCAATTTCGAGTGATTCAACATCAACGGCATCCATTCCTGCGCAAACACCCGGAAGTACCGTGCGATATTTTATTAAGGTGTCAGATGTTGATACTCAAGTAACCATGTTGGCAAACAGTGGAGCGTTGACACAATATGATACATCAAAAGGATTTTTCTTCTATACAGTCATCGACCGTTCCACAAAACCTGTTTTGACCCCGAGCGATATTCAAAAAACATTGTATGCAAATGGACGCAGCCCGTACATTGGTGCAATTGATTCCGTCGGTGGAATTATTACTGCAGATACATCGGCGCTGAGATTGTCTCCATTATCGACCGGTGGAACAAATGCATGGTATATGCAGAGTGGCAATGCTCTGTTCAGTGGATTGTGGATTGTCGGACCTGATTCGATTATGGGAAAATTGAAAATGGGTGACAGCGTTGTTGTCACCGGATCGATTCAGGAAAATTTTGATGTCACACGTCTTTCCAATATCACCAAAGGGAGAATCGTCGCATCCGGAAAAACACTTCCTACTCCTGTAAAATTAAAAACAGAAGTATTTGGTGATGGAGCAAGCAACGGAAATCTTGTTGCTGAACCGTATGAAGGGATGTTGGTTTCTTTTGATTCGGTAACGGTAACCAGTATTGATCCTGTCTTTTCGGAACCGACGGAATTCTGGATCAGTAACAGCTCACAAGCAGTGTTGGTACGTCGCGATGGACGGCATAAATATTCCAATGCACTTGCTGATACAGGTGTTGGTCTGACCATTGTGAAAGTTGGTCATAAATTTACAAATGTAACGGGAATTCTCTATTACAGTGGCGGTCGGTATAAAGTTACCCCACGAACTGATACTGATTTTAAAGGATACAACCCCATGTTTGTTCGTCGTGAAAATGTCATTGCGAATGAATTTGCATTGGAACAGAACTTCCCAAATCCATTCAATCCTGCAACAACATTGCGATATTCAATACCGGTTTCAGGAGTTGTCTCGTTAAAGGTGTTTAATATTCTTGGACAGGAAGTAGCGACATTGGTGAGCGAATATCAATCGAGCGGAGTATACTCTGTAAAATTTGATGCGTCAAAATTGTCCAGCGGTATGTATCTCTATCGCATTACGACTGGAGATTTTTCGCAAGTGAAGAAAATGTTGTTGCTGAAATAA